In Paludisphaera rhizosphaerae, one DNA window encodes the following:
- a CDS encoding isoprenyl transferase — protein MRADDRPPLNITEEGRSRLDSWGLKPEQLPRHVAIIMDGNGRWAQNRGFPRVVGHRRGIQSVRAMVEEGVRIGLEQLTLYCLSVENWKRPARELRFLMRLLRHFLVAERAELMDQNVRLQVIGRRDGLPPEVLAEMDRTVAETAGNTGMILRLAVNYGGRTEILDAARRIAEEARDGRLNPATLDEATFASYLETAGAADPDLLIRTAGEMRISNFLLWQVSYTELWVTPTLWPDFRGGDLLQACVDYAARTRKFGGLPTSSLAAGTSAG, from the coding sequence ATGAGAGCAGACGACCGCCCTCCGTTGAACATCACCGAGGAAGGCCGCTCGCGGCTGGACTCCTGGGGATTGAAGCCCGAACAACTCCCCCGGCACGTTGCCATCATCATGGATGGCAACGGCCGGTGGGCTCAGAATCGCGGCTTTCCCCGGGTGGTCGGCCATCGCCGAGGCATTCAGAGCGTCCGCGCGATGGTCGAGGAGGGCGTTCGGATCGGGCTGGAACAGCTCACGCTCTACTGCCTGTCGGTCGAGAACTGGAAGCGGCCGGCGCGGGAGCTTCGGTTTCTGATGCGCCTGCTCCGGCACTTCCTCGTCGCCGAGCGGGCCGAGCTGATGGATCAGAACGTGCGCCTTCAGGTCATCGGCCGACGCGACGGTCTGCCGCCTGAGGTGCTGGCTGAGATGGACCGAACCGTCGCCGAGACGGCCGGCAACACCGGGATGATCCTGCGGTTGGCGGTCAACTACGGCGGCCGGACGGAGATCCTCGACGCCGCCCGTCGGATCGCCGAGGAGGCGCGCGACGGCCGCCTCAATCCGGCGACCCTCGACGAGGCCACGTTCGCGTCGTACCTGGAAACCGCCGGCGCGGCCGATCCCGATCTCCTCATCCGCACGGCCGGCGAGATGCGGATCAGCAACTTCCTCCTCTGGCAGGTTTCTTACACGGAACTCTGGGTGACGCCCACGCTCTGGCCCGATTTCCGAGGCGGCGACCTGCTTCAGGCCTGCGTCGACTACGCAGCTCGCACGCGCAAGTTCGGCGGACTGCCGACCTCCTCGCTGGCCGCGGGAACGTCCGCGGGTTAG